The Blautia hydrogenotrophica DSM 10507 genome window below encodes:
- a CDS encoding ABC transporter ATP-binding protein, producing the protein MRDRATIKKVLRFIRPHGGLVALMLLLAAVTVASTLYAPILIGKAVDQIVGPGQIYVLKLSRILVQLGVVIAVTAVAQWLMNLLTNQVTYRVVQDVRAQAFLHLQKVPVSYIDQNQPGDILSRIVNDVSQFSDGLLMGFTQLFTGIVTILGTIGFMLSINVKIALLVVLLTPVSLFVASFIASRTYQMFRLQSEKRAEMTSLVEELVGNQKVVQAFSYERTAMERFDSINGQLQICGVRALFFSSITNPCTRFVNGLVYAGVGIFGAFTVIQQGMTVGQLTSFLNYANQYTKPFNEISGVVTELENAIACARRIFEFMETPVEEPDQKDAVVLQKVDGSLEVENVSFSYRKDTPLLQDISIQVQPGQRIAIVGPTGCGKTTMINLLMRFYDVDKGQIRISGYPVREVTRDSLRRNFGMVLQDTWLKAGTIRENIAYGNPDAAMEEIIQAAKQAHAHSFIQRLPKGYDTVIAEDGGNISQGQKQLLCIARVMLMHPPMLILDEATSSIDTRTEVRVQKAFAKLMEGRTSFIVAHRLSTIQEADLILVMKDGNIIEQGRHQELLEKSGFYAKLYESQFAAS; encoded by the coding sequence ATGAGAGACAGAGCTACAATCAAAAAAGTACTGCGGTTTATTCGGCCTCACGGCGGGTTAGTTGCATTGATGCTATTGCTGGCAGCCGTAACAGTAGCCTCTACCTTATACGCACCGATTCTCATCGGAAAAGCAGTAGACCAGATCGTGGGACCAGGGCAGATTTACGTCCTAAAACTGAGCCGGATTTTGGTTCAGCTAGGTGTGGTAATCGCGGTCACTGCGGTGGCGCAGTGGCTGATGAACCTTCTGACAAACCAGGTGACTTACCGGGTGGTTCAGGATGTGCGGGCTCAGGCTTTTTTGCATCTTCAGAAGGTTCCGGTTAGCTATATTGACCAGAATCAACCAGGAGATATTCTGAGTAGAATCGTAAACGATGTGAGTCAGTTTTCAGACGGATTGTTAATGGGATTTACACAACTTTTTACAGGCATTGTGACGATCTTAGGTACGATAGGATTTATGCTTTCCATAAACGTAAAAATTGCGTTGTTAGTGGTTTTGTTGACCCCGGTTTCTCTTTTTGTGGCCAGCTTTATTGCCAGTCGAACGTATCAGATGTTCCGTCTTCAATCGGAGAAGCGGGCAGAGATGACTTCCCTTGTGGAAGAGTTAGTGGGAAATCAGAAAGTGGTTCAGGCATTCTCCTATGAGAGAACCGCTATGGAACGATTTGACTCCATCAATGGGCAACTTCAGATCTGTGGTGTGCGGGCTTTGTTTTTTTCATCCATCACGAATCCTTGTACGCGCTTTGTAAATGGTCTGGTGTACGCGGGTGTCGGCATCTTTGGGGCATTTACAGTGATTCAACAGGGGATGACGGTAGGACAGCTTACCAGTTTCCTCAACTATGCGAATCAGTACACGAAACCATTTAATGAGATTTCCGGTGTAGTGACGGAGCTAGAGAATGCCATAGCCTGTGCGCGGAGAATTTTTGAGTTCATGGAGACTCCTGTAGAGGAACCAGACCAGAAAGATGCGGTGGTGCTTCAGAAGGTGGACGGAAGTCTGGAGGTGGAGAATGTCTCTTTCTCCTATCGGAAGGATACGCCTCTTTTGCAGGATATCTCGATTCAGGTTCAGCCAGGTCAAAGAATTGCGATTGTGGGGCCGACCGGCTGTGGAAAGACCACAATGATCAATCTCTTGATGCGCTTCTATGATGTGGACAAAGGTCAGATTCGAATCAGTGGGTATCCTGTGCGGGAAGTGACCAGGGATAGCCTGCGCAGAAATTTTGGTATGGTTCTTCAAGATACTTGGCTGAAGGCGGGAACGATTCGAGAGAACATCGCCTATGGAAATCCGGATGCCGCTATGGAGGAGATCATACAGGCAGCGAAGCAGGCACACGCACATAGTTTTATCCAACGACTGCCAAAGGGATATGACACTGTGATCGCGGAGGATGGAGGAAACATTTCCCAAGGACAGAAGCAGCTGCTGTGTATTGCGAGAGTGATGCTGATGCATCCGCCGATGCTGATCTTAGACGAGGCGACCTCTTCTATTGATACCCGCACGGAGGTGAGGGTTCAAAAAGCGTTTGCGAAGCTGATGGAAGGCAGGACTAGTTTTATCGTGGCTCATCGGCTGTCTACAATCCAGGAAGCGGATTTGATTTTAGTGATGAAAGATGGTAATATCATAGAACAGGGAAGACATCAGGAGCTGCTAGAGAAAAGTGGCTTCTACGCGAAGTTATATGAGAGTCAGTTTGCGGCATCCTAG
- the argS gene encoding arginine--tRNA ligase, translating into MEKMMDLLAQELSAAFEKAGYDSSYGRVTVSNRPDLCEYQCNGAMAGAKAYHKAPIVIAQDVVEKLSDSQVFSMAEAVKPGFINLKIKETFLSGYLQKMHTAQLLGAEKTQNPKTIIIDYGGPNVAKPLHVGHLRSAIIGESIKRMGRFLGHEMIGDVHLGDWGLQMGLIITELKHRQPELVYFDESYEGEYPKEAPFTIGELEEIYPAASAKSKGDESFREEALEATHLLQQGRPGYMALWNHIMRVSVTDLKKNYEKLNVTFDLWKKESDAQPYIPAMVEEMREKGYAYMDQGALVVDVKEETDTKEVPPCMILKSDGASLYTTTDLATIVEREKLFHPDEILYVVDKRQEMHFVQVFRCAKKTGLLPQETKLSFLGFGTMNGKDGKPFKTREGGVMRLEHLIEDINEEMFHKIVENRSVKDKDARQTAQIVGLSAIKYGDLSNQATKDYIFDIDRFTSFEGNTGPYILYTIVRIKSILNRYEQENKDTENGEILEAANESEKVLMLALTGFPAVVEGAFEEKAPHKVCSYIYELANAFNRFYHETKILSEEDERQKASWIQVLLLTRKVLETSIDLLGFSAPERM; encoded by the coding sequence ATGGAAAAAATGATGGACCTTTTGGCACAGGAGTTGTCAGCGGCATTTGAAAAGGCGGGGTACGATTCTTCTTATGGAAGGGTGACGGTGTCAAACCGGCCGGATTTGTGCGAATATCAATGTAACGGAGCCATGGCTGGTGCCAAGGCGTACCACAAGGCTCCAATTGTGATTGCGCAGGATGTGGTTGAAAAGTTGTCGGACAGCCAAGTGTTTTCTATGGCGGAGGCGGTGAAGCCGGGCTTTATCAATTTGAAGATAAAAGAAACCTTTTTGAGTGGTTATCTGCAAAAGATGCACACGGCGCAGCTTCTAGGCGCTGAGAAAACTCAGAATCCCAAGACTATTATTATCGATTACGGCGGACCGAACGTGGCGAAGCCTCTCCACGTAGGCCATCTGCGTTCTGCAATTATCGGAGAGAGCATCAAGCGCATGGGAAGATTTTTGGGACATGAGATGATTGGGGATGTTCATCTGGGAGACTGGGGGCTACAGATGGGACTGATTATCACGGAATTGAAGCACCGTCAGCCAGAGTTGGTTTATTTTGACGAGAGCTATGAGGGAGAGTATCCGAAGGAAGCTCCGTTTACGATCGGAGAGCTAGAGGAGATCTATCCGGCTGCCAGCGCGAAATCGAAAGGAGATGAGAGCTTTCGGGAGGAAGCCTTGGAGGCGACTCATCTTTTACAGCAGGGCAGGCCGGGCTATATGGCCCTTTGGAACCATATCATGAGGGTGTCAGTGACCGATTTAAAAAAGAATTATGAGAAGCTGAATGTGACCTTTGACTTGTGGAAGAAAGAGTCAGATGCCCAGCCCTACATTCCTGCCATGGTGGAGGAGATGAGGGAAAAAGGGTATGCGTACATGGACCAGGGAGCGTTGGTGGTGGATGTAAAAGAAGAGACAGACACCAAGGAGGTTCCGCCCTGCATGATTTTGAAATCAGACGGTGCCTCCTTGTATACGACGACAGATTTGGCGACGATTGTGGAGAGGGAAAAATTGTTCCATCCAGACGAGATTCTCTATGTGGTGGACAAGCGCCAGGAGATGCACTTTGTGCAGGTGTTCCGCTGCGCGAAGAAGACAGGACTACTTCCCCAGGAGACGAAGCTTTCTTTTCTGGGCTTTGGCACGATGAATGGGAAAGACGGAAAACCGTTTAAGACCAGAGAAGGTGGTGTGATGCGTCTAGAGCATCTGATTGAAGATATCAACGAAGAGATGTTCCACAAGATCGTAGAAAACCGCAGCGTGAAGGATAAAGACGCGAGACAGACTGCGCAGATTGTAGGGTTGTCTGCGATTAAGTACGGAGACTTGTCCAATCAAGCCACCAAAGACTATATCTTTGATATTGACCGTTTCACTTCTTTTGAGGGGAATACCGGTCCGTATATTCTGTATACGATCGTTCGCATTAAATCTATTTTAAACCGTTATGAGCAAGAAAATAAAGACACGGAAAACGGAGAGATTTTGGAGGCGGCTAATGAGAGTGAAAAAGTACTGATGCTCGCTCTGACAGGATTTCCGGCAGTGGTGGAAGGAGCTTTTGAGGAGAAAGCGCCACACAAAGTGTGCTCCTATATCTATGAGTTGGCCAATGCATTCAACCGCTTTTACCATGAGACAAAGATTCTTAGTGAAGAGGATGAGCGGCAGAAGGCATCCTGGATTCAGGTACTGCTCCTGACGAGAAAGGTGTTGGAGACGAGCATTGATCTCTTGGGCTTTTCAGCGCCAGAGAGAATGTGA
- a CDS encoding ABC transporter ATP-binding protein yields the protein MRRLLIYLKGYYREAVLAPLFKMLEASFELAVPLVMANIIDVGIGNQDESYIWKMCAVMILLGVVGLLCSVTAQYFSARAAMGFSTALRHSLFSHIQTFSYRELDLLGTPTLITRITNDVNQAQTGVNLVLRLFLRSPFIVVGAVIMAFTIDVKIALIFVIAVPLISLVIYLIMRLTFPIYKKVQSYLDRISRITRENHVGARVVRAFCRQKEESSDFMQTNDLYTKIQIAAGKISALLNPATYVIMNLAIVAILWSGSAQVDAGRITQGEVVALVNYMTQILVALLALANLIVAVTKATASGARLNEIFDTQTTLIEKESQEQHPKASENRVVFEKVTFTYAGAGAPALEDISFVAKSGETIGIIGGTGSGKTTLIHLIPRFYDIQKGEILVDKIPVDRYPFWQLREKVGMVPQHAVLFKGTVRENMRWGKSDATDEEIWEALKIAQAKEFVENRPGGLDSQISQGGANLSGGQRQRLTIARALVGQPEILIMDDSASALDFATDAALRQAIKEKTKGMTVFLVSQRAASIRQADRILVLDDGRLVGSGTHLELLENCPVYEEICLSQLSEQEVRRV from the coding sequence ATGAGAAGATTGCTTATTTATTTGAAAGGTTATTATCGGGAGGCTGTTTTGGCCCCTTTGTTTAAAATGCTGGAAGCTAGTTTTGAGCTGGCGGTGCCTCTGGTCATGGCGAATATTATTGATGTGGGAATTGGAAACCAGGATGAGAGCTATATATGGAAAATGTGTGCAGTGATGATTTTGTTGGGAGTGGTGGGACTGCTGTGTTCTGTCACTGCCCAGTACTTTTCAGCGCGAGCAGCTATGGGATTCAGTACCGCTTTGAGGCACAGTCTGTTTTCACACATTCAGACTTTTTCTTATAGGGAACTAGATCTTTTGGGAACTCCTACCTTGATTACCAGAATTACGAATGATGTAAATCAGGCCCAGACGGGGGTGAATTTGGTTTTACGGCTGTTTCTGAGATCACCGTTTATTGTCGTAGGAGCCGTGATTATGGCTTTTACGATTGATGTAAAGATTGCGTTGATTTTTGTGATCGCGGTGCCGTTAATTTCTCTGGTCATCTATTTGATTATGAGACTGACGTTTCCGATCTATAAGAAGGTCCAGAGCTATTTGGATAGGATTTCCCGGATCACTCGAGAGAATCATGTGGGAGCCAGGGTTGTGAGAGCTTTTTGCAGGCAGAAAGAAGAGTCGTCCGATTTCATGCAGACCAATGATCTGTACACGAAGATTCAGATCGCGGCGGGGAAAATTTCAGCTCTGCTGAATCCGGCTACCTATGTGATTATGAACCTGGCGATCGTAGCGATCTTGTGGTCGGGCAGCGCGCAGGTGGATGCAGGCAGGATTACCCAAGGTGAGGTCGTGGCCTTGGTGAATTATATGACACAGATTTTAGTGGCGCTTTTGGCTTTGGCAAATTTGATTGTGGCGGTCACGAAAGCTACGGCGTCTGGGGCGCGTCTCAACGAGATTTTTGATACGCAGACGACTCTGATTGAAAAAGAGAGTCAGGAGCAGCATCCAAAAGCCAGTGAGAACAGAGTGGTCTTCGAGAAAGTGACTTTCACTTACGCTGGTGCAGGGGCTCCAGCACTAGAGGACATCTCATTTGTAGCTAAGTCAGGGGAGACGATCGGGATAATTGGTGGTACGGGAAGCGGAAAGACCACTTTGATTCACCTGATTCCTAGATTTTACGATATCCAAAAAGGCGAGATTTTAGTGGATAAAATCCCGGTGGATAGATATCCGTTTTGGCAGCTTCGTGAGAAAGTAGGGATGGTGCCGCAGCATGCGGTTTTGTTCAAGGGAACCGTACGTGAGAATATGCGGTGGGGAAAATCAGATGCCACAGATGAGGAGATCTGGGAGGCACTTAAAATTGCCCAGGCTAAAGAATTTGTCGAGAACAGGCCGGGAGGATTGGATAGCCAGATCTCCCAGGGAGGAGCTAATCTCTCAGGCGGTCAGAGGCAAAGGTTGACCATCGCCAGGGCGCTGGTGGGGCAGCCGGAGATATTGATTATGGACGACAGCGCCTCCGCGTTAGATTTTGCCACAGACGCGGCTTTGCGCCAAGCGATAAAAGAAAAGACGAAGGGGATGACAGTCTTTCTCGTGTCACAAAGAGCGGCATCCATCAGGCAAGCTGACCGTATTCTGGTGTTAGATGACGGGCGACTGGTGGGAAGTGGAACACATTTGGAGCTTTTGGAGAACTGTCCTGTGTATGAGGAAATCTGTCTGTCACAGTTGTCGGAGCAGGAGGTGAGAAGAGTATGA
- a CDS encoding lactate utilization protein: MSHRITSWERAQATLIKKFNKRGMDAYYCATKEEACQKILDLMPENSSIAWGGSESMVEAGVMDAIRNKNYQLIDRSLAKNFQETRELFSQAVMADYFLMSSNAFTIDGELVNIDGAGNRVACLAFGPAHVIVLASMNKMCANVEDAVRRVRTLATPPNAIRVNVNTPCAKTGVCADCNTPETICCQIEITRRSRIQGRIIVVLCGEELGF; the protein is encoded by the coding sequence ATGTCACATCGTATTACAAGCTGGGAGAGAGCCCAAGCGACTCTCATAAAAAAATTTAACAAAAGGGGAATGGACGCATACTACTGTGCCACTAAGGAAGAAGCCTGTCAAAAAATACTGGATTTAATGCCGGAAAATTCTTCCATAGCATGGGGCGGTTCCGAGTCCATGGTAGAAGCCGGCGTTATGGATGCCATCCGAAACAAAAATTATCAATTAATTGACCGTTCCCTCGCCAAAAATTTCCAAGAAACCCGTGAACTGTTCTCCCAAGCCGTGATGGCCGACTATTTTCTGATGAGTTCAAACGCTTTTACCATCGACGGGGAATTGGTAAACATTGACGGCGCTGGCAATCGCGTAGCCTGTCTCGCGTTCGGCCCTGCCCACGTCATTGTCCTGGCCAGCATGAATAAAATGTGTGCAAATGTGGAAGACGCAGTCCGCCGGGTCCGCACTTTGGCCACCCCGCCAAACGCTATCCGCGTAAACGTAAACACTCCATGCGCTAAGACCGGAGTCTGTGCTGACTGCAATACCCCTGAAACCATCTGCTGCCAGATCGAAATCACGCGCAGATCTAGGATTCAGGGACGAATCATCGTGGTTCTCTGTGGCGAGGAGTTGGGATTTTAA
- a CDS encoding DegV family protein, protein MRKIAIVTDSNSGITQEQGRELGVAVIPMPFFIDEKLFLEGITLSQEEFYQRLSEDADISTSQPTPADVTKVWDELLEEWDEIVHIPMSSGLSNTCATAMMLAKDYKGKVQVVDNQRISVTQRQAVLDALYLRNHIEEASKIKEILEAEKMESSIYITLETLKYLKKGGRITPAAAAIGTVLNLKPVLQIQGEKLDAYAKVRGKKAAKRAMIKAMKKDFETRFAKYDAEGLMCLQMAYTGNWQEAEEFKAEVQEQFPGYEIHMDPLSLSVSCHIGQGALAVACAKRVD, encoded by the coding sequence ATGAGAAAAATTGCGATTGTTACGGATAGTAACAGCGGAATCACCCAGGAACAAGGGAGAGAATTAGGTGTGGCGGTTATTCCGATGCCTTTTTTTATTGATGAAAAGTTATTTTTAGAAGGAATTACTCTGTCCCAGGAAGAATTCTATCAGCGTCTGAGTGAAGATGCTGATATCTCCACCTCTCAGCCGACACCGGCCGATGTGACGAAGGTTTGGGACGAACTCTTAGAAGAGTGGGATGAGATTGTACACATTCCTATGTCAAGCGGGCTGAGTAATACCTGCGCGACTGCGATGATGTTGGCAAAGGACTATAAAGGAAAAGTGCAGGTGGTGGACAATCAGAGAATTTCTGTGACTCAGCGCCAGGCGGTTTTGGACGCTCTTTATCTGAGAAATCATATAGAGGAGGCGTCAAAGATCAAAGAGATTCTGGAAGCAGAGAAGATGGAGTCCAGTATCTATATCACTCTAGAGACGTTGAAATACTTGAAAAAAGGTGGTAGAATCACACCTGCGGCTGCGGCCATCGGTACAGTCTTGAATTTAAAGCCTGTATTGCAGATTCAAGGGGAAAAGCTGGATGCCTATGCGAAAGTCAGAGGCAAAAAAGCAGCAAAACGTGCAATGATAAAAGCCATGAAAAAGGATTTTGAGACCCGGTTCGCGAAATATGATGCGGAAGGACTTATGTGTCTACAGATGGCATACACAGGAAACTGGCAGGAGGCGGAGGAGTTCAAAGCAGAGGTTCAGGAACAGTTTCCTGGATATGAGATTCATATGGACCCGCTTTCCCTGAGTGTGTCCTGTCATATCGGACAAGGGGCATTGGCGGTTGCCTGTGCGAAACGGGTGGACTAA
- a CDS encoding serine/threonine-protein kinase, whose protein sequence is MGGAQTPLVGKKIKDRYYLLERLGGGGDGTVYLARDEILGKYWAVKEIPAHRSKEMRILKNLSHSMLPQIADYVQEDEKAYLVMEYIEGRNLEELRKEGPCSREQVIQWGIQLCQVLGYLHSRHPAVVHSDVKPSNLILTENQELYLIDLGSSVVVGEGRQRVGLCRGTREYAAPEQLLGRLGCTSDIYSLGRTLEVLAGGKKEAGDKLWRILKKCQALQEAQRYQDCQELERELRKAAAKNQIRLERPLVIRVGIFLLGGCLLMSGGDEISRSQGRQVRQDIWLDEKEEFLDVYTVVQNQIVQGMLMGGKNGSVLLEESVKRLRELLKEEQREREQAALWLALARVYRELGQTHSAERAYERALENDSGNVQTKQEYQSYLAEEGIKKKT, encoded by the coding sequence ATGGGAGGCGCGCAGACACCATTGGTGGGAAAGAAAATCAAAGACCGTTACTACCTTTTAGAGAGATTAGGAGGGGGCGGAGATGGCACAGTTTATTTGGCGCGGGACGAGATCCTGGGCAAATACTGGGCGGTAAAGGAAATTCCGGCACATAGATCAAAAGAAATGAGGATTCTAAAAAATTTATCACATTCTATGCTGCCGCAGATTGCAGATTACGTGCAGGAGGATGAAAAAGCGTATCTGGTCATGGAGTATATCGAAGGGAGAAATTTGGAAGAACTGAGGAAAGAAGGTCCTTGTTCCAGGGAGCAGGTCATTCAGTGGGGAATACAATTGTGTCAGGTGTTAGGGTATCTGCACAGTCGCCATCCGGCAGTGGTGCACTCGGATGTCAAACCGTCAAATTTGATTCTGACCGAAAACCAGGAACTGTATCTCATCGATTTGGGGAGCAGTGTGGTGGTTGGAGAAGGCAGGCAAAGGGTTGGGCTGTGTCGGGGGACACGGGAGTATGCAGCCCCAGAACAGCTGTTGGGCCGCCTGGGCTGCACCAGTGATATTTACAGTCTGGGGCGGACATTGGAAGTACTGGCGGGCGGAAAAAAAGAGGCCGGGGACAAGCTATGGAGAATTTTGAAAAAGTGTCAGGCTTTACAGGAGGCGCAGCGGTATCAAGATTGCCAGGAATTGGAGAGAGAATTGCGCAAAGCTGCGGCTAAGAATCAGATAAGGCTGGAACGGCCGTTGGTGATTCGAGTGGGAATCTTTCTATTGGGAGGTTGTCTGCTGATGAGTGGGGGTGATGAGATTTCCCGAAGTCAGGGAAGACAGGTGAGACAGGATATTTGGCTGGACGAGAAAGAAGAATTCCTGGATGTGTACACAGTGGTCCAAAACCAGATCGTTCAGGGGATGCTGATGGGAGGGAAAAATGGGAGTGTACTGTTAGAGGAAAGTGTAAAAAGACTGAGAGAGCTGCTCAAAGAGGAACAAAGAGAGCGGGAACAGGCGGCATTGTGGCTGGCTCTGGCCCGAGTGTACCGGGAACTGGGACAGACGCACAGTGCGGAGAGAGCGTATGAAAGAGCATTGGAAAATGATTCTGGCAATGTTCAGACGAAACAGGAATACCAGAGCTATCTCGCGGAAGAAGGGATAAAAAAGAAAACCTGA
- a CDS encoding LacI family DNA-binding transcriptional regulator, which produces MAATIKEIAERAGVSTTTVSNVIHGKTKKVSPATIQKIEGLIREMGYVQKMGLRVLNKESSQLIAVVINYHKDFRDSILGDPFYGKLIGFIEEYVRKMGYYLIFYSAKDVEDIFRMVMGWDVDGVIALSFSRRNCEKIYQLIQKPIVSVDAYGELEEGQGNHVVNIGLDDESGGYMMTKYLLECGYEHIKVCAGRDSGVDHLRYLGAQRAVDELADGRQKLQFVALGMNYAKRRDSYAWLMQRRKPKTALFFLSDVYALEAVSFLCDRGLHIPQDLGVAGYDNISFAEFSAPRLTTVKQDVEQKAKLAVKILMDRIQGRETEEERDIRLPVTLITRKSVMVQEREK; this is translated from the coding sequence ATGGCTGCGACAATTAAAGAAATTGCAGAACGGGCAGGAGTCAGCACGACTACGGTCTCTAATGTCATACACGGAAAAACAAAAAAGGTTTCTCCGGCTACGATACAGAAAATCGAAGGGCTGATCCGTGAGATGGGATACGTCCAGAAAATGGGACTCAGGGTATTGAACAAAGAGAGTTCCCAGCTGATTGCCGTAGTAATCAACTATCACAAGGATTTCAGGGATTCCATATTGGGAGATCCTTTTTATGGCAAGCTGATCGGGTTCATTGAAGAGTATGTGCGCAAGATGGGATATTATTTGATCTTTTATTCAGCCAAAGACGTGGAGGACATTTTTCGGATGGTTATGGGCTGGGATGTGGACGGCGTCATCGCCCTGTCCTTCAGCAGGAGAAATTGTGAGAAAATCTATCAGCTTATCCAAAAGCCTATTGTCTCTGTGGACGCATACGGAGAATTGGAGGAGGGGCAGGGAAACCATGTGGTCAATATCGGGCTGGACGATGAGAGCGGAGGATATATGATGACCAAATATCTTTTAGAGTGCGGATATGAGCATATCAAGGTGTGCGCAGGCCGGGACAGCGGTGTCGACCATCTGCGGTATCTGGGCGCGCAAAGAGCGGTAGACGAACTGGCAGATGGAAGACAAAAGCTGCAGTTTGTGGCACTGGGAATGAATTATGCAAAGCGCAGGGACAGCTATGCCTGGCTGATGCAGCGAAGAAAACCGAAAACTGCGCTGTTCTTTTTGTCCGACGTATATGCGTTAGAAGCAGTCAGCTTTTTGTGTGACCGGGGACTGCATATTCCCCAGGACCTTGGAGTTGCAGGGTATGACAATATCAGTTTTGCGGAATTTTCAGCGCCGCGTCTGACGACTGTCAAGCAGGATGTGGAGCAGAAGGCGAAACTGGCGGTAAAGATTCTCATGGACAGAATTCAGGGCAGAGAGACGGAAGAGGAGCGTGATATCCGGCTTCCCGTGACGCTGATTACCAGAAAATCTGTGATGGTGCAGGAGAGGGAAAAATAA